Proteins found in one Parasteatoda tepidariorum isolate YZ-2023 chromosome 7, CAS_Ptep_4.0, whole genome shotgun sequence genomic segment:
- the LOC107446495 gene encoding chymotrypsin-like elastase family member 2A: MLSINVLIYSLCISIYVAFSSGNRNFQCHELYEHDATNIGEVKSPFYDEGSYPDKLWCEYRIRAPAGYRIKITFKDLDIEPTGSCGHDKLVLYGKDKESVLGEYCGDLIPRPILSNSGESEIRLLFLSDEMVAGRGFRLQYESSPNIELCSSKEGSCRNRKCYPTEKKCDGVDDCGDGTDEEKCGKPVSMPSDICGEPPIQPKTIYGSADRQVGGAEVVTNSWPWQVSLQHTYKEPNAHFCGGSLISPQWVVTAAHCVTGKPDPQDLRIVLGSHNKYNKTKYEVTRIAEKIISYPDLEGEKLRQMSITHDIALIKLNAPVIYTDGIQPVCLPSLGWEAQPDWVCYSTGWGETRGTGFSDVLKQTEQIVMSKENCSHNVQTQVCVAKAHQSPCHGDSGGPLVCKLGSKWWLMGATSFGFPTNMFSGLC, encoded by the exons atgttgtcTATAAATGTATTGATTTATTCGTTATGCATAAGTATATATGTAG CATTTAGTAGTGGAAACAGAAATTTCCAATGCCATGAGCTATACGAACATGATGCAACCAATATCGGAGAAGTCAAAAGTCCTTTCTATGATGAAGGATCATATCCAGACAAACTTTGGTGTGAATACAGAATTAGAGCACCTGCAGGATAT agaattaaaataacatttaaggaCCTAGATATTGAACCTACTGGTAGCTGCGGTCATGACAAATTGGTTTTGTACGGGAAAGACAAAGAGAGCGTTTTGGGAGAGTACTGTGGCGATCTGATTCCAAGGCCTATCCTCTCAAATTCAGGTGAGAGCGAGATTAGGCTTCTTTTCCTCTCCGATGAAATGGTGGCCGGAAGAGGATTTCGTCTTCAATACGAATCCTCACCTAACATAg AACTCTGCAGCAGTAAAGAAGGTAGTTGCAGAAATCGAAAATGTTATCCCACCGAGAAAAAATGTGATGGAGTAGATGACTGCGGTGATGGAACTGATGAAGAAAAGTGCG GAAAACCAGTGAGTATGCCATCAGACATATGTGGTGAGCCACCGATTCAACCAAAAACCATTTATGGTTCTGCAGACAGACAGGTTGGGGGAGCGGAAGTAGTGACTAACAGTTGGCCGTGGCAGGTCTCATTGCAGCACACCTATAAAGAGCCCAATGCTCATTTTTGTGGAGGGTCCCTCATCAGTCCACAGTGGGTTGTAACAGCAGCTCATTGTGTCACTGG aAAACCCGATCCACAAGACTTGAGGATTGTTCTTGGAAGTcacaataaatataacaaaacaaaatatgaagtaaCTCGAATAGCAGAAAAAATCATATCATATCCAGACTTGGAGGGAGAAAAG TTGAGACAAATGTCAATTACACATGATATTGCCTTGATAAAATTGAATGCTCCTGTAATTTACACGGACGGTATTCAACCAGTTTGTTTGCCGTCTCTTGGATGGGAGGCTCAGCCGGATTGGGTTTGTTATTCTACTGGCTGGGGAGAAACAAGag GTACCGGCTTTTCTGATGTGTTGAAACAAACAGAGCAAATCGTTATGTCTAAAGAAAATTGTTCTCACAATGTACAAACACAAGTATGTGTGGCTAAAGCCCACCAGTCACCGTGCCAT ggtgATAGTGGTGGCCCTTTAGTTTGTAAACTTGGTAGTAAATGGTGGTTGATGGGAGCGACAAGCTTCGGATTTCCTACAAATATGTTTAGTGGTCTTTGCTAA